From Juglans regia cultivar Chandler chromosome 6, Walnut 2.0, whole genome shotgun sequence, the proteins below share one genomic window:
- the LOC109015758 gene encoding uncharacterized protein LOC109015758 — MTSAGRVRSIAELVSKSPQGIPEVSAPFRKPKMLDGEVYVQFSKEEVEKSAEPFRFAIVLKCIRQRPSLDRIRVFIHERWGLSVQPMVSAMRRPRNVFVRFSIEEDFLKPFSRESCDVDGVTYRLFQWTTEFTEESEPALVPVWLMLPGLPPNYYHEAFLKSITAPIGMYLRRDNIGMYLRRDNATRCATRTDGARVCVLMNIAQEPIKSFWIGTPKNPKSIFQEVLYETLPAFCLHCKVQGHNLITCRASQPEGKDKRKKTGVKSACVWAAKSSNPPTDNELAGDGKLDGKPDTPVHSSDDLNELETVVDQGEEVMVSGYETKADDALAVQAVHVVHGENNARVLSTSADRILLHGENSGAQNKGILEVSEVVCAQVENVGTFLASPLGASVGCGTEVVDLFEQPITEEGELVEDGLQAVACVRGKENVSVSDDEGALPHLGKEKDDHSDSEITVKEGHRGRTRRSKLWVFWDAEIQVDVLGVSNQQISLLLNSSVVVSFVYAKCRYLERRNLWAELLQFCSLSLPWIVIGDFNVIREDGERRGGCPRLPCAMEEFCNFIDAGGLMEIPSSGNKLSWCNGQSGMARSWARLDRALCNVRCLELFPSVSLKYLARHSSDHTPMLLGLADPVLRYGPSSFKFQQMWTLHEDFWRCVSSNKEVFGWTGAHIKRLEAQVEEGEASLQEGFSEDVENDVLAARLELSVRQKREEIRIAQQVKNNWMDHGEINSSFFKAMQVRRARTVTEMQLSDGRVLSSPEDIHDAAVVYFQELLQSHPSRVLPDLSTLIQADVVGEENHLMCCIPSEKEIKDALFSIPTASSPGPDSFGSGFFQHCWSLVKADLMEAIWDFFRGSPMPRFYTSSFIVLIPKVLSPTSFDQFRPISLCSVVYKICSKILVARLNSVLSRIVSLEQGAFLPRRSIFDNISLTQELAHDLNKSGSVFRLKFVNLLSQCVTTPWYSVIMNGTAKGFFKSGRGLRQGDPLSPYLFILVEEIFSRLLKQKFEEDKIGFYSHPRRGPFITHLLYADDMMIFANGSKKSVKEIKNTLSLYAQWSGQRVNERKSSIFFSKTISATRRHELLLLTGFSEGKFPVKYLGVPIISGRMKGIYVEELVQCIRRKIEGWKVKLLSSGARLILLKHVIVSMPVHLLAVLQVPKAVLLSLHKMFSSFFWGSVNGKSKRKWIKWDILCKPIDEEGVGLRSLFDIQNALHFKFAWKLLTANSLWTRFF, encoded by the exons ATGACGTCGGCAGGGAGGGTGAGGTCTATTGCAGAGCTGGTTTCGAAGTCTCCTCAGGGCATTCCTGAGGTGTCTGCTCCTTTTAGGAAGCCGAAAATGTTAGACGGAGAAGTTTATGTTCAGTTTTCGAAGGAGGAAGTGGAAAAATCTGCTGAGCCGTTTAGGTTTGCTATTGTTTTGAAGTGTATTAGACAAAGACCATCACTGGATAGAATTCGTGTGTTTATTCATGAGCGGTGGGGCTTGTCTGTCCAGCCAATGGTGTCTGCAATGAGAAGGCCTCGGAATGTTTTTGTTCGGTTCTCTATTGAGGAGGACTTTCTTAAACCTTTCTCTAGAGAGAGCTGTGACGTGGATGGTGTTACTTATCGTTTATTCCAATGGACGACAGAGTTTACTGAGGAATCGGAACCGGCTTTAGTCCCGGTATGGTTAATGCTTCCTGGTCTGCCACCAAACTATTATCATGAAGCATTTCTTAAGAGCATAACGGCGCCGATTGGAATGTATTTGAGAAGAGATAACATTGGAATGTATTTGAGAAGAGATAACGCAACAAGATGTGCTACGAGGACTGATGGTGCAAGGGTCTGCGTATTGATGAATATTGCTCAGGAGCCGATTAAGTCCTTTTGGATTGGAACGCCTAAGAATCCGAAGAGCATTTTCCAGGAGGTTCTATACGAGACCTTGCCTGCTTTTTGTTTGCACTGTAAAGTGCAAGGGCATAATCTAATTACTTGCAGAGCATCACAACCGGAGGGGAAGGATAAGAGAAAGAAAACGGGGGTTAAGTCAGCCTGTGTTTGGGCTGCAAAATCATCTAACCCTCCAACAGACAATGAGTTGGCCGGTGATGGCAAATTGGATGGAAAGCCAGACACACCAGTGCACTCGTCCGATGACCTAAATGAGCTGGAGACCGTCGTTGATCAGGGGGAGGAGGTGATGGTGTCAGGATATGAAACAAAGGCTGACGACGCGTTAGCAGTGCAAGCAGTGCACGTAGTGCACGGTGAGAACAATGCAAGGGTTTTGAGTACGTCCGCGGATAGAATTTTGTTGCATGGGGAGAATAGTGGGGCCCAGAATAAAGGAATTTTGGAGGTATCCGAGGTTGTTTGTGCACAAGTAGAGAACGTTGGTACATTTTTGGCGTCGCCTTTAGGGGCTAGCGTGGGGTGTGGTACGGAGGTTGTGGATTTATTTGAACAGCCTATTACTGAAGAAGGAGAGTTGGTGGAGGATGGTCTGCAGGCAGTAGCCTGTGTAAGGGGCAAGGAAAATGTTTCTGTGTCGGATGATGAGGGGGCGCTTCCGCACCTAGGGAAGGAGAAGGATGATCATTCGGACTCAGAGATTACAGTCAAGGAAGGACACAGAGGAAGGACAAGACGAA GCAAATTATGGGTTTTCTGGGATGCAGAGATACAGGTGGATGTGCTGGGAGTATCCAATCAACAGATCTCCTTGTTATTAAATTCTTCTGTGGTAGTGTCGTTTGTTTATGCGAAGTGTAGATACTTGGAGAGACGGAATCTTTGGGCCGAGCTTCTTCAGTTCTGTTCTTTGAGTTTGCCATGGATCGTTATCGGGGATTTTAATGTGATTCGTGAAGATGGCGAGAGGCGAGGAGGTTGCCCAAGGTTGCCGTGTGCAATGGAGGAATTTTGCAACTTCATTGATGCGGGGGGTCTGATGGAGATTCCTTCAAGTGGAAATAAGCTCTCATGGTGCAATGGACAGAGCGGGATGGCGCGTAGTTGGGCTAGATTGGACAGAGCACTCTGTAACGTACGCTGTCTGGAGCTATTTCCATCGGTTTCTCTTAAGTACTTGGCTCGTCATTCATCTGATCACACTCCAATGCTTCTTGGTCTGGCGGATCCTGTTTTGCGATATGGCCCGAGCTCTTTCAAGTTCCAACAGATGTGGACCTTGCATGAAGATTTTTGGAGGTGTGTGTCCTCT AATAAGGAGGTATTTGGATGGACGGGGGCGCATATCAAACGTCTGGAGGCACAAGTTGAGGAAGGGGAAGCAAGTCTTCAGGAAGGATTTTCTGAGGATGTTGAAAATGATGTCTTGGCAGCTAGACTTGAGCTCTCTGTTCGGCAAAAGAGGGAGGAAATTCGCATTGCACAGCAGGTTAAAAATAACTGGATGGATCATGGTGAGATTAACTCTTCATTTTTCAAGGCAATGCAGGTTAGGAGGGCGAGAACGGTAACGGAAATGCAGTTGAGTGATGGACGTGTTTTATCTTCTCCGGAAGATATACATGATGCTGCAGTGGTGTACTTTCAGGAATTACTTCAAAGCCATCCTAGCAGAGTTCTTCCTGATTTGTCGACATTAATTCAAGCGGACGTGGTGGGTGAGGAGAATCATCTCATGTGTTGCATCCCTTCTGAGAAGGAGATCAAGGACGCTTTGTTCTCTATCCCAACGGCTAGTAGCCCAGGTCCCGACAGTTTTGGATCTGGCTTCTTTCAGCACTGTTGGTCATTGGTGAAAGCTGACTTGATGGAGGCGATATGGGATTTCTTCAGGGGTTCCCCTATGCCCAGGTTTTATACTTCCTCCTTTATTGTACTGATTCCAAAAGTTTTAAGTCCTACATCCTTCGATCAATTTAGGCCAATCAGCCTTTGTTCCGTTGTCTACAAAATCTGCTCAAAAATTCTGGTAGCTCGATTGAATTCAGTTTTGAGTCGTATTGTCTCATTGGAGCAAGGTGCATTCCTTCCCAGACGcagtatttttgataatatcaGCCTCACTCAAGAGCTCGCTCATGATCTAAACAAGTCA GGTTCGGTTTTTCGGTTGAAGTTTGTAAACCTATTGTCACAATGTGTCACTACTCCTTGGTATTCTGTAATCATGAATGGTACTGCTAAAGGCTTTTTTAAAAGTGGTAGGGGCCTTCGCCAAGGGGATCCTCTCTCaccttatttattcattcttgTGGAGGAGATTTTTTCTCGACTTTTAAAGCAAAAGTTTGAGGAAGACAAGATTGGTTTCTATAGTCATCCGCGAAGGGGCCCCTTCATAACACATCTTCTTTACGCggatgatatgatgatatttgCGAATGGGAGCAAGAAGTCGGTTAAGGAGATTAAGAACACTCTTAGCCTTTACGCTCAGTGGTCGGGGCAGCGGGTGAACGAGagaaagtcatcaatttttttctctaaaacaATTTCAGCCACTCGTCGTCATGAACTGCTGCTGCTTACTGGTTTCTCTGAAGGTAAGTTTCCAGTTAAATACTTAGGGGTGCCAATTATTTCCGGGAGGATGAAGGGGATTTATGTGGAGGAGTTAGTTCAGTGTATACGCCGGAAAATAGAGGGATGGAAGGTCAAGCTTCTGTCCTCTGGTGCTCggttaattcttttaaaacatgTTATTGTAAGTATGCCTGTTCATCTGTTGGCTGTTCTACAAGTCCCGAAAGCAGTTTTGTTATCTTTGCATAAGATGTTTAGCTCTTTTTTTTGGGGATCGGTGAATGGAAAATCAAAGAGGAAATGGATAAAGTGGGACATCCTTTGCAAGCCGATTGATGAGGAGGGAGTAGGATTGAGGAGTCTATTTGATATACAAAATGCTCTGCACTTTAAGTTTGCTTGGAAGTTATTGACTGCTAATTCTTTGTGGACAAGGTTTTTCTAG